AGGTCGAGTACCTGGCCACCTACGTGCGCAGTGCCGATAGCCTGTGCGTGCTGGTACATGACGAGGGCCGTGTGGTCGGCGCCTCCACGGCGCTGCCGCTGGCCGATGAAACCGAAGAATTCCAGCAGCCGTTCATCGCTGCGGGTTGGAGCCCGGCGCGCATCTTCTACTGCGCCGAATCGGTGGTGTTGCCGGCCTGGCGCGGGCGTGGACTCGGCGTGCGCTTCTTCGTCGAGCGCGAGGCCCATGCGCGCAAGCTGGGCGGCTTCGACTGGTGCGCCTTCTGCGCCGTGCAGCGTCCCGTCGATCATCCGAGGCGGCCAGCCGACTATCAACCGCTGGACGCCTTCTGGGCGCGCCGCGGCTATCGCCATCACCCCGAATTGCACACCTATTACCACTGGCGCGATCTGGATGAAGCCGAGGAGTCGGCCAAACCCATGTCGTTCTGGTTGAAGGAGCTCGCTTCATGATCAAGGTTGCCGCCTGCCAATATCACATCGACCTGTTCGTCACCTGGGACGAATATGCCGAGCACCTCACCACGCTGTGTGAGGATGCAGCCGGGCAGGGCGCCGAGTTGCTGCTGCTGCCGGAATACGCCGGCCTGGTGCTGACCGGCCAGTTGCCGGAAGCTGAACGGGGCGACCTGCACGGCTCCATCGCCGGCATCCAGCCGCTGCTGTCACGCTGGCTGGAACTGTGCGAGAGCCTGGCGCGGCGGTTGAATATCTACCTGCAGCCCGGTTCGGTGGCTGTGCTGGATGATGACGGCATCTACCGCAATCGCGCCTGGCTGTTTGGCCCGGACGGCTGTCTGGGCACTCAGGACAAGCTGATCATGACCCGCTTCGAGCTGGAGCAGTGGCACATCGCGGCGGGTAACGGCCTTAAGGTGTTCGATACAGATTTGGGCAAGCTGGGCATCCTGATCTGCTACGACAATGAGTTTCCGCTGCTGGCGCATACCCTGGCCGAAGCCGGGGTCGACCTGATTCTCGCGCCCAGTTGCACCGACACCGTGGCTGGTTTCCACCGCGTGCGCATCGGCGCCCAGGCCCGTGCGCTGGAGAACCAGATCGCCGTGCTGCATTCGCCTACCGTCGGTCTGGCGCCCTGGTCGCCGTCGCTGGACGAAGGCTATGGCCGCGCCTCGCTGTACGTACCATCGGACTACGGCATGCCGGCTAGCGGCATCGTCGCCGAGAGCGAGGAGCTATGCCCCACGCGCAGCCACTGGCTGATCTGCGAGCTGGATCTGGATGAAGTACGCCGCGTGCGTGAGCAGGGCCAGGTGTTCACCCGTCGTGACTGGCCACGGCAGTTCGATGACGGCCGGCTGGTGCTACGTTGACCGCGATGCAGGCGCCGCACGATTCGCCCCAGGCCGCCTATCAGCGTGCGCTTGCTGCCGGTTTCGTAGTCGATGCCGCGCAGCGCCGTGCGGTCGAGGCGCTGCAGCACTGTCATGAGGCTGTTGAGCGAGGTGAAAGGCCTCTTGGCGTCTACCTCTGGGGGCCGGTCGGGCGTGGCAAGACCTGGCTGATGGACAGCTTTTTCAACGCTTTGCGCGTGCCGGCGCGGCGGCAGCATTTTCATCATTTCATGCAGTGGGTGCATCGCCGGCAGTTTCAGCTCACTGGCAATGCCGACCCGCTGCGCCTGCTGGCCGAGGAGTTGGGGCGTGAGGTGCGCGTGCTGTGTTTCGACGAGCTGTTCGTCAGCGATATCGGCGATGCCATGCTGCTCGGCCGCCTGCTCAGTCTGGTCGTGGAGCAGGGTATGGTGCTGGTGGCGACCTCCAACCAGCCGCCGGATCAGCTCTACGCAGAGGGCTACAACCGCGAGCGCTTC
The genomic region above belongs to Pseudomonas sediminis and contains:
- a CDS encoding carbon-nitrogen hydrolase family protein, which translates into the protein MIKVAACQYHIDLFVTWDEYAEHLTTLCEDAAGQGAELLLLPEYAGLVLTGQLPEAERGDLHGSIAGIQPLLSRWLELCESLARRLNIYLQPGSVAVLDDDGIYRNRAWLFGPDGCLGTQDKLIMTRFELEQWHIAAGNGLKVFDTDLGKLGILICYDNEFPLLAHTLAEAGVDLILAPSCTDTVAGFHRVRIGAQARALENQIAVLHSPTVGLAPWSPSLDEGYGRASLYVPSDYGMPASGIVAESEELCPTRSHWLICELDLDEVRRVREQGQVFTRRDWPRQFDDGRLVLR
- a CDS encoding GNAT family N-acetyltransferase, with amino-acid sequence MDIRLLRGAEIEPHIDDLARLRIQVFREFPYLYDGNLDYEVEYLATYVRSADSLCVLVHDEGRVVGASTALPLADETEEFQQPFIAAGWSPARIFYCAESVVLPAWRGRGLGVRFFVEREAHARKLGGFDWCAFCAVQRPVDHPRRPADYQPLDAFWARRGYRHHPELHTYYHWRDLDEAEESAKPMSFWLKELAS